The DNA segment CCGGAACATCAACTCAAGCTCAGCCCTCTCATCACAACATATTGACATCATTTAAGTTACAAGTGGAGGTCTCCATAAGATAAACATGTGCCACACCCCCGTAGTAAAACATGTAACACACTGGTCAGCATTTTAACTTACCATGACTTTTAGCGATTAGAGGCAGAATAGTAAACCATTTGTTCGAAGAAATATACACGAATTCCTGAATATTCAATCGCAGTTCTGGTGGTTGTTGTCCCACACAGAGGAGCTGCTCTGTCCTTCTGCCAGCAcaagtttgacaacagcacagaaATAGTCTCTGCGCTTGTGACGTCACAAAGGAGATAAGGTTCTCAAGCTAAATCAAGAGCGACTCCACGAGTGGTCCAGTTTGTGTACACAGATCAGATTCACGTGCAGGTGTAACGCAGCAGTCAAAGCGATCGTGGGCAACAAAGTCATGCATTGGGCAATGGCGCGAAACTGGCAGGCAACATAACACAACACGATTGCTACCGTTAGATATGAAACACGAAAGCTAAGCTTGATTAAGCGCTGGTGGAAGTGAACAACACATACTGGTGCATATATCACATGACTTATATTTGCAGAACAAATCGAGGTGTTGGTTTAGCGACCTTTCTGCGTGATACGGATTGTAAACATGATGGGCCGACTTCACCGCTACCACTTAGCACACCTAGCATCAACCCACACTGTTGACAACACCTTTGATAAACCGTCACAAAATGGTTAAAAACGCGCACATACCTGATCTAAATTATCGTCGCTTGCACTGTCTTCGGAGTCAGAGTCAATGACGACTCGACCTCTCCGCTTCTTTACACTGACCATGATTAGCCACACTGCTAACCAGCTATGTGTCGTCTGTGTTTGAGGCTAGCGGGTTAGCAAGACGGTCACCAAAAGACTAAACTGAGCATGCGtcgttttttccccccactccAAACTTTATTGTTCAATTTGTTAACAAATACTAAACACAATTCTATATTGTAGGATACACATTTGGCGCTTATTAAACTGTACATTAAAATAAGCTTTCACGAAACTCAATTAAAggaattaaatgttattttgaaaggACAGTCGGTTAATGGGTGGAACTATTAGTTGACCGGTTAGACACCGACCCGGACAAACATTAGTGACGTACGACCGCTTTGAGTAACAACCTTGCCCGTGCACATGAACACTTTATTAAATTGTTCAGTACATTAGTATATTTTTGCCATTCAACgtatatttttgctgtttgaCGAACCTTTTCTGGCCACCCTTCGTTAAAGTCATCATGATCGCAGTAAGTCTTCTCGTTTCTCAGCCTTTATTTACTAATCGTAGTTTGTGCCATCTATAAGAACAATTTATTGACGGTTACATTAGAATGAAAGTCGTAAAACTCCGCAAAGCTGTTAAATATAATGGTGTTAAACCTGAGAAAGTAATCCATCCCCATCTTAACcttaaaaatgtgatgtttttttccaggtATAAGCCAAACCAGAACGGTTTTCAAACATGGCTCATCGACGTCCAGCGAGGGTGCTCATGTCCATCCTTCAACAGCAGCTGTTTCTACACGCTGCCAGTCCAGCCACGGTTTGCAGACGAGCCTTCATGCAACAGGAGTACAGACGACCTGGTCAGCCTAAAGTGGACAAGTTTCCTTGGGAGAAGATCAACTTCGACTTCAACAAGGGTGTGGAGGGCATCAAAAAGCATTTCATGTTGATGAAGAATGAGTTTTTTGAGCGCTTTGTTGGCCCACAAGGAAAGCCCCTCGTTGAACACATATTGGAGCAAAATCAAGTCATATGGGAGTTCAGGGGCCCTGAAAGTCTGGAGCAGTGGATGGTGTCCTCAGATCAGGAGATCGGAGGTCAAAGTGAGGTCCACTTAACGCTCGGGAGAAACAATGACACATGTCTCTTGTATGGAACTCTAAGCTCGGCGACTCCACGAGATGGAGAGACTCGATACAGTGGTTACTGTACATTGCGCTCCAAACAGCAGCTGGTAAGTGTGTCACGTTCCTTAGCAAATCAAGGGAAATGTTGCTGGAACTCTCTATTTCACGCGACAGGCTTCATTGGACAGGAAGAAACATCATGACTGGTCCTGTTTCAACATGCTGCATCTACGTGTGCGAGGAGATGGCCGCCCATGGATGATCAACATCCAACCAGAGTCCTACTTCTCTCATCAGAAGGATGACATCTATAGCTATTTCCTCTACACCAGGGGAGGCCCCTACTGGCAGGAAGTCAAGGTGGAATAGACATTATTGGTTCTTATGATTAAGTGTCCAGGAGTTTTGAAGAGCGCATATATTAtagataaaatgtattattatgcaTCTTCTGGAATATGAGAAAACCTATGGCTGATTGTAGGATACTGAAATACGTATGAAGAATCATAAAATATCAGGTGTTTTTATGTTACAGTAAATCACTGACATCTCAatgtttttcccttttctttccCGACAGATACCGTTTTCaaagtttttcatcacacataaAGGCAGGGTTCAAGACAGCCAGCATTACCTGATGCTGGATAAGGTACCATAAAAGAATTAATTCACTTTGAGAATTGCTTTTATTAACCATTGTGAATTTACTTTTTCAAACAGTAGTCTCTATTAAGCTGTAACATATGTGTAGTATGGGGAGAAACTGTCAAAATGACATTCTGCCATATCGTTACCAAGTAATAGTGGGTAACATCACAAGATTTGATCCTTGTGGTACAAAGCCTGTATGATGACTTGAATGAAAGTAATACTCTATTATGACATCCACGCATCTGCTTGCATGAACAGGTCAATACAATTGGATTCACCCTTGGAGACAACGTCGATGGTCCTTTCCAGCTGGAGATCGATTTCATTGGAGTGTGCAAAGACTATGCACACACTGAAGAATTTGCTTATGAGTCGTATGCGAAAAATTGACAATGATAAACACAATAACATAAATAACCGTCTTCTGGAGAAACGATTGTGCAAGATgtttaatgatgaaatgaatgacttCAAAGTAACTGCAAAATccataaaaacaatttaatgtAAGCGCAGAATTTTTTTACACCGATGTCAGTAAACAGTTTGAGCAGTATGTACacgaagaaaaaacaaaacaaaaacagattacCGAAATAAGAAGTGAATTCTAGAAAGAACACTAAATGGCAGGGCGGCGGGTAGTAAATGTTTAAAATCGGTTGCAAGtaacactgaaacaaaaactATACTAGCAACTCCTCTACAGAAGTCACATCATAACAAGCCCCCTTCTCGCACCAAGCATGTTGTCCTTCTTCTGCTTCcgttcttctgtttgtttttctctccgCACCTCCCTGAGGAAAAGAGATGGATGAGATCTGCTTTTAAATTTACAATTATTTTACAGAGATTCAAGTTACTGAAGCTACAGTTGTGTTTATAATCTACCTGGTCTGCACTCGGTGCTGCTTGTAGTTCTTCTCATGGGTGTTCATGATCAATGACTTGTTTCCTTTTGCGTTCTCCTTTGTTTCTCCAAATGGCTTCAGCTTTCCTGATGATGAGAGATGCATTTTGTAAACAACATGAGGTTTACTTTTGAAAAGGAGATTTATGAACAGCTTCGCACCTGTGTGAGGTTTGTAGCCAAGTGGACGAGACAGGCTGGCTTTCAGGTCAAAGGTTGGCTTCTTTTGGGTCCCAGGAGTTGCCGTTGTATTGGCAGAGAAGACAAACGTCCCTGCGGGGAGAAACACTTCCATGTAAAGGGGTATAGAAACAATAGTCCATATGGAATGCTATGTACTGTGGACACATGCGTGCAACTCTAATAAACACCACGAATCAAAGCAAAATTTTCATTATGAAATTAGCATTTATGTGAAAAGGGCAATGTAATTGTTTAGCATAGTTCGGTGTTGTACAGAACACAAGTGGATGTGAGGCTACCGTTGGTCTTCGAGGTGGAGAGCATTGATGTCCTGCTGTTGTTAAGCTTCCCGACATCATTGGTCTTTGGAGTAATAGAGGTGACACAGGGCGACATGCGCGCTGGTGTTTTAATTAAAGACCCCTTGTACTCATTGTCGCGAGTGGCCTCAGAGAACCtgcagggggaaaaaagcacAACTGTTGAAGAAAAGAAGTAACGAAAGAGGCTTAAAGTCTGAGACAGCTGGAGAAGACCGACTCACCGGACATTGATCCTTCGAGTGGACAGGACGGACGGTCTGAATGGAACGTCCTCCTTTTTGGCAGCCGAGTAGGTGAGTCTACGTTTGTCCTCCACAGGCCTCTTGTTACTTAGTGCGGGACTGAACATGGAAGTGCGCCCTGGAATTGCCTTCTGAAATGATTAATTTAAGTCAAGACATGCACAAGTCATCGAACATCTGCAATGACAAACTCTGAAGAAATGCACACATTATATGGAACACACATTTATGTGAAAATTGTTTCCAAAGCGAACGCTTTGCAGGCATATAAATGGGTCGAATCTTACATACCTGTGTCTCTTTAGCTGAACTTTTGAGCATCTCCATCTGCTTATTCTTCCTCTGGACGTATGAGTCAATGGATTCCATTTTGTTGAATTGtgcttcatgcatttttttgaaGTCTAAACAGTACAAGAaaatttacgtttttttttctgttcaccaGAGAAAACCTCATTTGAAAACTCACTTGGCGTAAACGTCTTGGTTTTTGCTTTTTTGAGGCGAGGGATTCCGCCAGATTTTGCCGCATGCAATGCTTTTTCTGGAAAATATATTCACCAAGATGTCAGACCAAATATAGTCTacttcgaaaaaaaaaaaattgtcctcAAGTACCACATACCTTGTGGTCGACCTGTATCACACTTGCCAGGTGCTTCATGATGGATCTCCGGCTGCAGCTTGCTGCTGTTTTCTGTAGACACACGCCTCTTTTTGGCCTTGCTGATGCCAGGTGTTGACACCTCTTTATCACCACTCTTCAAACGGGAAAACATGATCAGGCCACTGGATCAGAAAGTACACtaagcaaaacaaatacaaatcatATATTCAACTTACTTTGGGTGATGAGACAGCAGAAGGCTGAAGATCTTCAAGCGGCAATGTCTGACAATTTACACAAGCCAGAGTGAGAACAGGGGAATATAAATTCAAATTGATTCAGTACAAGTCAAAGATCCTTTTCACCCACGGCAGTGTTTCACATTTTAACGTCCAcatgacacaaataaaatatgcaAGCGAAAAAATAGTCCTTACATCATCTCCATCCGAAGATAACAAGTCTTTACTCTCAGTCTCAAGCGAGCTTTtccttttcattgcttttccaCGCCCCCTACGTGTGTTTACAAACACAGTGGGGTGACTCGACTCAGGTTGGACCTGGTCATCTTCTTGTGCAGGAGTTTCAACTGTGTCAACTGTGCTTTCATCCTAAAATATGCAAAATATCACAGTTAAATCCAAACACATGGAATAAAACCGACAGtccaattatatatatatatatatatatatatatatatatatatatatatatatattactaaaAGGCTTCTTTTGTTTCTGTGCCCTTACATTGTAcagcaaaaatatatacatttttaaaagaacAGATGGCAGTTTTTAATTGGGCCAATTCTGATAAatgacatgataaaaataaagaacaaaagaaaagaggCGTGGCCTCTAAGGACAGACAAAATCGAAAGTGGATCCCAAAAATGCGTCGAAgacttataaataaataaatgaaaagtgtaCAATGAAATATGGGAGGATTTAAATAGCAGAACCTCACTCCAAATTTTATTTGTTCCACAGTGGAGATAAATGTATCTGCCATTGCACAACAATAAATGAGCAAAAACCGAacactcattcattttgaagCACCAAAATAAACGTACCCGTTCTTCTGCTTCCTTTTCTTGCTCGTAACGCTGTTTGACCGCTTTCAGCAGTTTGTCCGCCTGCGATTAGACGGACACATTATAAAATTTCACATTATCGAATAGAaagctgcaacaaaaacaagcttCTATTGAAACTAAACAAGGACGCGTTAGCAAAGCGTCTGCATAACTGCGTGCTCGTTACCTTCATTCTCGCCTTAATTCCCAGTTTTTTTGCGAGCTTCTGTAAATCCGCATATTTCATTGAATCCAGGTCCTCGTCCATGTTGTCCGTTTTATCCCTCTAAATCGGAAAACTGTGTATATATACCAAAGCGATGCAACGGCTGCAGTCGTTACTTCCGCGGCTTGTGTCCGCTACAACAGCGTGAATTCAAATAACAAAAGACGCGATGTAATTGGTCTTACGGTGTGGGCGGGGCTACTTCAGCACCCAATGGGAAATAGCTAAAACACGTCCGCGTCCCTTTCCATCGAAAATATCGCTAGAATAACTGGCATCGTAGCGTTCAACAAATATTACGTTGTAAATATTGCACAGCTTAAGTTTTTCTTAAGTAGTCAATGACCATGTTCAGAGCTTAAGtatgggtttcagagggagctgaaaaaaagtgtggagagggctcaaagCTGTCACAAACTACAGAGATGTAgatggaaataaatgtattttaaaccaGGAAAGCGATTCGTGTGGAGGGTATATTTTCCATATTTGTCCCACACTGTGGACAGTGACCAGACCTCAAATGAGGGGGGAATGGACTGGATAGATCAGTCATTTCACCTCAAGATTTACCAGTTCCAGTAGCTAATGTTTCTATGagctgaaagaaaacaagtcatcATTCAAAGAGGGACAAAAAGCCAGAGAGCCATTGGCACCATGCTGCATTTTATTGCTGAAATTTTgttactttttttctctttttcttgatACAAAACCAGACAAGAGGCTCACACATAATAAGCATGCCCACTTCCTCCCTCTGGAGTGCATAGTTTCTACACAGCCACCCACTTTGGTGGAGATATACCAGCAACATCTAGTGTAAAGTTTTCTATCGTGACTAAAGGTTTATCGGTTTCACCCTTGGTAAACatatttttctacattttgTCCTATTGGTTGCTCTGCATCAAAGGGTTGTCAAAACCGCTGCAACATGCTTGCTGTTTTTTAACACCGACCTCTATGCTTGTCACAGAGCAAGTGTCAGCTTTCTAATAACACTCATTCACATTACAAACTTCGGTTATTGCATGCAATACAAATCATTCACTGTTCTGCTAAGTCATGCATATATTTTAAACCCATATATTCTGGAGGCCAAGTGGCTCAAAACGTTTGATTATAAATCCCCACGAGTTGCAAACAGGCTCTTTTCAAACACAGTACTCAGAACAGGATGAGGAAGATGCACATGGAGAAAAAGTGCATTGTCAAAAAGTTAGCTCAGTCTTTTGCAGCTAGATCAGAATAGCTACAAAACTAGGGTTGGTCAAACGTGTAAAATGCTACAAGGAAAAGAAACATTGTATTTACAATGAAGCATCTCTCACATACTGATCAGAGTTTTGGTATCTGAATGACAACTGAAGTGAAGGGATTACGCTACACCATAGCTATAATGACCTCTATCGCTACATGATGAGAAGTGAgtctttttaacatttaacTCATGCATAATTGTCTTTATTGCTTCTAAAATCCTAATCCAATACAATTTATGGATTTAAATATAAGGAATCCAACACGGATGAAGAACCATCGAGaatacaaaagactattttggACCAGTAACATGTTTCTTTCATCAATACTTTCCTTTTTGAGGGGTAGGCTTTGGCTACTCTTTAAACTCAATACTCAAAAGACAGTATCTCATGTTGTTGCTAGGCTGCATTAAAAGATAAGATTAATTCATCTTTGAAGAGAAAAGAATTTGCCTGTGTTTCAAATATTGTTCATTGTTAGAAGCTTCAGTTTGTGTTCCTAAAAAAGATGATGGTTTCATCATAACTCATGAAGCAAGCATCACAACTACGCATGCATGACAACTATAATGTTGCCCCCCTAAGTAAGCAAATGAATCTATACATATCTTAATGGAAGACATTGGTGATTTTGTTGCTTTCAAACAACTTGTCACTTGTTTATACAATATACAGTTTGGTTAACAACATGACAGTTAGGATCAAAATATTGCACATATCCCCTTTTATGATTTCTAAAATTAAAATCAGAGCAAAAGTATCAAACAAAAACGTGACaggatgatttttgtttttttttccgttaaGGCTTGGACGCAATTTCAGTGTTGAACATAAAGATgctttgaaaatacaaaaaaaactttccaagAATTGAAGTCatgataataattatttttaaaaaatgaggttAATACATGAAGATATGGAAGTTAAGCTGTTTGCAAACAAAGGAGCTGACGCTGTCCAATAAATTTTGTTGTTTGGTGTTAGAGCTACTTCTTTCCATCATGACCTAAAGGTGAATAATAGGTGCAGATGGATTAGTTTGGTTCGATTTAAATGGAACACTCTGTGGTGCTTCACCAAGACTAGGCTGCTTATCCTAGTCATTATTGTTAATGGCAATGAGGTAGCATAAAAAACTAAATCCAAGTGAACTGATCACAGGCGTTGTGGTTGTTGCTACAGTGTTCTGTGTCTTAAGTGATttagaaaatgtttcatttacttGCCCTCTAAAATATTTGCTTGAAAACGTCCAGGCTGGACATTTTCAGTCAAACATAGTCAATGCTTGGCTACAtcgaataatgaaaaaaatatagcaTGCTGCCAATACCATGCTtagatttcagaaaaaaaacggCGCTGAAGAAATGAAGAATGTGGGACAACAGCAGGGAGGAGGGCGCCGTGGTCCTTGCAGGTCATCCTGAACAGGTCTGCTTGTCACACTGATGTTTCACCGGTGCACAGACAAAAAACACATCTGCCAACTGTCCCCAATCCTCCATGTCactgaactgaaaaacacaccCAAGATAGTAAATGTTAAACAGCTTCTGTGTTGATCCCCTCGTGTCGCACTGAATGAAAACTTAACTGTCAACACACCTGTCAGTTTGTTTAATGTCATGTATATTCACGAAAATAAGGCCTAGATTTGGAATAATACACTTAAAAACTGTCAAGATGACCATGCTGCTCATTACAGTCACACCCAAAATATCGTTTATAACATAATAAGCAAGAGATAAATATTCGAAGAGTCAAATATCAGCAGTTTGAGATGGAGGAAAGCGCTGACCTTGGAGGACGCTGGTCCGAAGTGATGCAGGGACGATGGTAAACAAAAGCCGGAGGAATTCCTCAACGCTGGTACGTTTAACTCTATCGAAATGTGAAGTTTGTTTAACGCTGAGAGGGTGAATAGAAGACAGTGATTTCATAAGACATAATACCAACCTGTTTTGAGGCCCACGTCCCCCTTCTGAGGGGAGAAGAGGAGACGAATCCTCCGTcttctcctcactctcctccaaCTACGCCATCTTAGTTCCTCCACTATGGGATTCCGGAAGAGCGCGAAGATTGGTCGTCAGGGATGCCGATCATTTAGCTTCCCCGCCCCTCCAAAGCCCAACAGCGCCGAAGGATTTTTCTGTGAGGAAGTAAACACGACTGACGAAGtagaataaagaagaaaaacaactgtATTCCGCATTACTTTACATTCTTTTAAATAGTGTACTTTCGTCCGCATGATTTGTGGTTAACACCAACTGCTGCTCATATATATTTCGACAGTTTTAATGGACTCTATAGTAGCTTATTTTGCTCTCTCctcgtcatttttattttaaataactgctaTTTCATAAAAaagataaagcagaaaacgaaaCTTGACTTAAATTGTATTGAAACGATGAGGTCCATTGTACCTTGTGTCCAACACCGCGGGATGTCAGCCTTGTCATGTTTTTAAACAGACGTCAGCAATTTAAACGTAAAAGAACTTAATACATTTGTAATGCAAACCTATTAAAGTTATATATTTATGATAAAAAACTAATACTTATATATTACTACTTTCTCTACTAAGATGATGAATATTTTGGACCTACATCTATATTCTAACATGTTAAATcgtaatatttttttcaaagatcTGGTAATGTTCCAGgtacaaataaatattcagtAACCACACATATACACAAATCCTGCCCCACCTCAAAATGTTAGGTATAGTTGGTGTGAGTGTTGTgttctcagaatcagaatctcaGAATCATTGCGTTTCCATCTCATCATCTATCTATTTTCGGAGCTTCATTGTTGACACGGTTATTACTTGCCGATATGGTTGTCTTCATTTCCTGTCGTGGCAACAGCGGTGAGTGCAACAACGTGGAGGAAAAACTGGTTTTGGTTCTGCTTGACCGTGT comes from the Synchiropus splendidus isolate RoL2022-P1 chromosome 16, RoL_Sspl_1.0, whole genome shotgun sequence genome and includes:
- the ndufaf1 gene encoding complex I intermediate-associated protein 30, mitochondrial, which encodes MAHRRPARVLMSILQQQLFLHAASPATVCRRAFMQQEYRRPGQPKVDKFPWEKINFDFNKGVEGIKKHFMLMKNEFFERFVGPQGKPLVEHILEQNQVIWEFRGPESLEQWMVSSDQEIGGQSEVHLTLGRNNDTCLLYGTLSSATPRDGETRYSGYCTLRSKQQLASLDRKKHHDWSCFNMLHLRVRGDGRPWMINIQPESYFSHQKDDIYSYFLYTRGGPYWQEVKIPFSKFFITHKGRVQDSQHYLMLDKVNTIGFTLGDNVDGPFQLEIDFIGVCKDYAHTEEFAYESYAKN
- the nusap1 gene encoding nucleolar and spindle-associated protein 1 isoform X2, which encodes MDEDLDSMKYADLQKLAKKLGIKARMKADKLLKAVKQRYEQEKEAEERDESTVDTVETPAQEDDQVQPESSHPTVFVNTRRGRGKAMKRKSSLETESKDLLSSDGDDTLPLEDLQPSAVSSPKSGDKEVSTPGISKAKKRRVSTENSSKLQPEIHHEAPGKCDTGRPQEKALHAAKSGGIPRLKKAKTKTFTPNFKKMHEAQFNKMESIDSYVQRKNKQMEMLKSSAKETQAIPGRTSMFSPALSNKRPVEDKRRLTYSAAKKEDVPFRPSVLSTRRINVRFSEATRDNEYKGSLIKTPARMSPCVTSITPKTNDVGKLNNSRTSMLSTSKTNGTFVFSANTTATPGTQKKPTFDLKASLSRPLGYKPHTGAKLFINLLFKSKPHVVYKMHLSSSGKLKPFGETKENAKGNKSLIMNTHEKNYKQHRVQTREVRREKQTEERKQKKDNMLGARRGLVMM
- the nusap1 gene encoding nucleolar and spindle-associated protein 1 isoform X1, producing the protein MDEDLDSMKYADLQKLAKKLGIKARMKADKLLKAVKQRYEQEKEAEERDESTVDTVETPAQEDDQVQPESSHPTVFVNTRRGRGKAMKRKSSLETESKDLLSSDGDDTLPLEDLQPSAVSSPKSGDKEVSTPGISKAKKRRVSTENSSKLQPEIHHEAPGKCDTGRPQEKALHAAKSGGIPRLKKAKTKTFTPNFKKMHEAQFNKMESIDSYVQRKNKQMEMLKSSAKETQKAIPGRTSMFSPALSNKRPVEDKRRLTYSAAKKEDVPFRPSVLSTRRINVRFSEATRDNEYKGSLIKTPARMSPCVTSITPKTNDVGKLNNSRTSMLSTSKTNGTFVFSANTTATPGTQKKPTFDLKASLSRPLGYKPHTGAKLFINLLFKSKPHVVYKMHLSSSGKLKPFGETKENAKGNKSLIMNTHEKNYKQHRVQTREVRREKQTEERKQKKDNMLGARRGLVMM
- the nusap1 gene encoding nucleolar and spindle-associated protein 1 isoform X3 translates to MDEDLDSMKYADLQKLAKKLGIKARMKADKLLKAVKQRYEQEKEAEERDESTVDTVETPAQEDDQVQPESSHPTVFVNTRRGRGKAMKRKSSLETESKDLLSSDGDDTLPLEDLQPSAVSSPKSGDKEVSTPGISKAKKRRVSTENSSKLQPEIHHEAPGKCDTGRPQEKALHAAKSGGIPRLKKAKTKTFTPNFKKMHEAQFNKMESIDSYVQRKNKQMEMLKSSAKETQKAIPGRTSMFSPALSNKRPVEDKRRLTYSAAKKEDVPFRPSVLSTRRINVRFSEATRDNEYKGSLIKTPARMSPCVTSITPKTNDVGKLNNSRTSMLSTSKTNGTFVFSANTTATPGTQKKPTFDLKASLSRPLGYKPHTGKLKPFGETKENAKGNKSLIMNTHEKNYKQHRVQTREVRREKQTEERKQKKDNMLGARRGLVMM